The Apis mellifera strain DH4 linkage group LG8, Amel_HAv3.1, whole genome shotgun sequence genome contains a region encoding:
- the LOC100577676 gene encoding E3 ubiquitin-protein ligase TRAIP, translated as MNIICVICSDLLIPSDDVFYTPCGHIFHFACVTQWLERSKTCPHCRERTTLNKIHRIYFNFANSDAISEDTYSLQDKIDKLNFQLMLKEKDIKHYMEKIETLEKQKKGLKQEVGKTEKEIKEKTSTIYALKEQIKYFKEQNLEIEKIKKELEQLQKNVENYKNIKILLEASIEDVDEMISRTNDPSTLITYISVMKRQMTISLNKRRELRSNLRSLQQELTRVSMERNSLSQEYSKRMKLEEDIMVCETEKICLQNKLAKMEEEISSIKKSINSNSKTEDILINNSNNDIKQDKIENINNKTKSKEEDINSKEKNQSITKIEIDSPYLPVKSRGVFTLKQHTAFQKNSTIKLNSSILTKKPRIQETYTKNENIEINNIVYNGLGGHSKIEQFPHPSKSKTKKIIDTGSKAKKLKID; from the exons atgaatattatctgTGTAATATGTAGTGATTTATTAATACCTTCTGATGATGTTTTTTATACACCATGTggacatatttttcattttgcttGTGTAACTCAATGGTTAGAAAg aTCCAAAACTTGTCCACATTGTAGAGAAAGGACTACACtcaataaaattcatagaatatattttaattttgccaaTAGTGATGCTATTAGTGAAGATACATATTCTTTACAAgacaaaattgataaattaaattttcaacttatgttaaaagagaaagatattaaacattatatggaaaagattgaaacattagagaaacaaaaaaaaggattaaaacaAGAAGTAGGAAaaacagagaaagaaataaaagagaaaactaGCACTATTTATGCTCTGaaagaacaaattaaatattttaaagaacaaaatttagaaatagaaaaaataaaaaaagaattggaacagttacaaaaaaatgttgaaaattataaaaa taTAAAAATCTTACTTGAAGCTTCAATAGAAGATGTAGATGAGATGATATCAAGAACAAATGATCCTAGTACATtgattacatatatatctgtGATGAAAAG ACAAATGACaattagtttaaataaaagaagagaattaaGAAGTAATCTAAGAAGTTTACAACAAGAACTTACTAGAGTCTCAATGGAACGAAATTCCTTATCTCAGGAATATAGCAAgagaat gaaACTCGAAGAAGATATAATGGTTTGTGAAactgaaaaaatttgtttacaaaATAAGCTTgcaaaaatggaagaagaaatatcttcaataaaaaaatcaataaactcTAATTCAAAAacagaagatattttaattaataattcaaacaatgatattaaacaagataaaattgaaaatataaataataagacaaaaagtaaagaagaagatataaattcaaaagagaaaaatcaatctattaca aaaattgaaatagattCCCCATATCTTCCAGTAAAATCAAGAGGAGTATTTACTTTAAAACAGCATACAGCATTTCAGAAAAAtagtacaataaaattaaattcttcaattcttaCAAAAAAACCAAGAATTCAAGAAACATACACTAAAAAT gaaaatatagaaattaataatattgtatataatggTTTGGGAGGacattcaaaaattgaacaatttccTCATCCTTCTAAAAgcaaaacaaagaaaataatagatactGGAAGTAaagctaaaaaattaaaaattgat
- the LOC551720 gene encoding activator of 90 kDa heat shock protein ATPase homolog 1, giving the protein MAKWGEGDPRWIVEERPDATNVNNWHWTEKNACTWSQEKIKELFTNLKMEGDEASCTVTEVEKCEGEAMANNRKGKLIFFYEWNIVLKWKSNKVSDKKIEGKINIPNLSEENEISEVDIEITLEDSTDEGEAVKHFLHTKGKEFIRDKLKQYIVSLKEEFTVGMILPKKDNVKENISNITSGFNAKMQMNSTVVSSNNKKELGCKISTTTIKQQQKFQCRAEEFYNVFTSVEMVQAFTKGPVKLEPKKAGKFELFGGNIHGDFVDITPRKIVQRWRCKQWPDGHFSDVTIDISEKSDHTEVNLTQVGVPVSEEESTKENWERYYWDAIKRTFGFGYFM; this is encoded by the exons atggcTAAATGGGGTGAAGGAGATCCAAGGTGGATCGTTGAAGAACGACCTGATGCtactaatgtaaataattggcACTG gACAGAGAAAAATGCTTGTACTTGGTCccaagagaaaataaaagaattatttactaatttaaaGATGGAAGGAGATGAAG ctTCCTGTACAGTAACAGAAGTAGAGAAATGTGAAGGTGAGGCAATGGCAAATAACCGGAaaggtaaattaattttcttctatgaATGGAATATTGTTTTGAAATGGAAATCCAATAAAGTATCTGATAAGAAGATTGAGGGTAAAATAAACATTCCAAATCTCtctgaagaaaatgaaatttctgaaGTAGAT atTGAAATTACTTTGGAAGATAGTACAGATGAAGGAGAAGCAGTAAAACATTTTCTACAtacaaaaggaaaagaatttattagagATAAATTGAAGCAATATATAGTTTCATTAAAAGaag aattcacAGTTGGAATGATTTTACCTAAAAAGGATAATGtgaaggaaaatatttcaaatatcactTCTGGATTTAATGCAAaa atgcAAATGAACTCTACTGTAGtttcatcaaataataaaaaagaattaggatgtaaaatttcaacaacaacaattaaGCAACAACAGAAGTTTCAATGTAGGGCcgaagaattttataacgTTTTTACGTCAGTGGAG atggTTCAAGCATTTACAAAGGGACCGGTCAAACTCGAACCAAAGAAGGcaggaaaatttgaattatttggtGGTAATATACATGGTGATTTTGTGGATATAACGCCTAGAAAGATTGTTCAAAGATGGCGTTGCAAACAATGGCCTGATGGACATTTTAGTGATGTGACTATTGATATCTCTGAAAAGAGTGATCATACTGAAGTTAATTTAACACAAGTAGGAGTACCAGTTAG TGAGGAAGAATctacaaaagaaaattgggAAAGGTATTACTGGGATGCTATAAAACGTACATTTGGATTTGGTTATTTCATGTGA